A DNA window from Coffea arabica cultivar ET-39 chromosome 6c, Coffea Arabica ET-39 HiFi, whole genome shotgun sequence contains the following coding sequences:
- the LOC140008467 gene encoding E3 ubiquitin-protein ligase RSL1-like, translated as MGTKAPEVVILTEDLKNGYDDDDDADVSVLYAKPFSRKEGVNPENPISVESYSDDRDLQLAIMASLQPQSKSSSSGIRIISSSTTSGKTKRVIDLSQDYFIYDLDDDDEVQLIASFSTTPRKKLFTGESSNSKATANNDHDNVDSGDVDVTFMCDICVDEKPKAALFCIKGCTHSYCSECMAKYVASKLQDNITSIYCPVPGCNGRLEPEYCRSILPVQVFDRWGDALCEALLLASEKFYCPYKDCSSLLVDDRGGSDEAITHSECPECRRLFCAKCRVPWHSEISCDEFQMLNKDEREREDILLMNLARSKKWKRCPECKIFVERISGCLFMKCRCKYTFCYNCGAQMGTNHYCANCKH; from the exons atgGGGACTAAGGCCCCGGAGGTTGTGATTCTCACCGAAGATCTTAAGAATGGCTATGATGATGACGATGATGCTGATGTTTCTGTACTGTATGCAAAACCCTTCTCTCGCAAGGAGGGAGTCAATCCAGAAAACCCCATCTCAGTTGAAAGCTACTCTGATGACAGAGACCTCCAGCTCGCCATAATGGCCTCTCTTCAACCTCAATCAAAGAGTAGCAGCAGCGGTATTCGCATTATTAGTAGCAGTACTACAAGTGGTAAAACTAAAAGGGTCATTGATCTTTCCCAAGATTACTTCATTTATGatcttgatgatgatgatgaagttCAATTAATTGCCTCATTTTCCACAACTCCAAGGAAGAAGCTTTTCACAGGCGAGTCTTCCAATTCTAAGGCTACAGCCAACAATGATCATGATAATGTCGATAGCGGTGATGTTGATGTTACTTTTATGTGTGATATCTGTGTTGATGAAAAGCCAAAGGCTGCATTGTTCTGCATAAAGGGTTGCACTCATTCTTATTGTTCTGAGTGTATGGCTAAATATGTCGCCTCAAAGTTGCAAGACAATATTACTAGTATTTATTGTCCGGTTCCTGGGTGTAATGGGAGGTTAGAGCCTGAATATTGCCGGTCTATATTGCCTGTTCAAGTTTTTGATAGGTGGGGTGATGCGCTATGTGAGGCATTGTTATTGGCTTCTGAGAAATTTTATTGCCCCTATAAAGATTGCTCCTCGCTTTTGGTGGATGATAGAGGGGGCAGTGATGAGGCTATTACACATTCTGAGTGCCCGGAGTGTAGGAGATTGTTTTGTGCAAAGTGCAGGGTACCTTGGCATTCGGAGATTTCCTGTGATGAGTTTCAAATGTTAAATAAGGACGAAAGGGAAAGAGAGGATATTCTGCTAATGAACCTGGCCAGGAGCAAGAAGTGGAAAAGGTGTCCCGAGTGCAAAATTTTCGTTGAGAGGATTTCCGGGTGCTTGTTTATGAAATGCAG GTGTAAATACACATTTTGTTACAACTGTGGAGCTCAAATGGGCACTAATCATTACTGTGCCAATTGTAAGCATTAG